In Canis lupus dingo isolate Sandy chromosome 1, ASM325472v2, whole genome shotgun sequence, a single genomic region encodes these proteins:
- the LEUTX gene encoding paired-like homeodomain transcription factor LEUTX, with protein sequence MAENQRCARRGRTHFKKEQVQALKRVFEETMYPDWVTMEELISITHLDESVIKTWFKNQRVKRKKEQQQTGSNSSLESPNPNSSLESSNPTISGQEEEPSLTVTSANTHPRSPNFLDACDHELPQSSDNGQPGPSRWGSSWYSLPPDLQQICLGDSDPPWASSPYDIDQFMELYALPGDDDPRSLDQYLSPTCLG encoded by the exons ATGGCAG AAAATCAAAGGTGTGCTCGCCGGGGCCGcacccattttaaaaaagaacaggttCAAGCACTGAAACGTGTGTTTGAAGAGACCATGTACCCAGATTGGGTTACCATGGAGGAGCTTATTTCAATTACTCATCTTGATGAATCAGTAATAAAG ACTTGGTTCAAGAACCAACGcgtcaaaaggaagaaagagcagcAACAAACTGGATCAAATTCATCACTAGAATCACCAAACCCAAATTCATCACTAGAATCATCAAATCCGACCATTTCAGGCCAGGAGGAGGAGCCCTCCTTAACTGTAACTTCAGCAAACACTCATCCCAGGAGTCCCAACTTTTTGGATGCCTGTGACCATGAACTGCCTCAGTCTTCTGACAACGGCCAGCCTGGTCCCTCCAGATGGGGTTCATCTTGGTATTCTCTGCCTCCTGACCTCCAACAGATATGTCTGGGGGACTCTGATCCTCCTTGGGCCTCCAGTCCCTATGACATAGATCAATTCATGGAACTATATGCCTTACCTGGGGATGATGATCCCCGCAGCCTAGATCAATACCTCTCCCCAACGTGCCTCGGTTGA